CAGGGATTTATGaagattgaaaatatttttattacactaGCAAAATATTTCCATGTAAATACAAAGAGTGGTATTATTACTGATAttacatgcattaaaaaaattctaattccctatctttttcttcattcctttagATGTAAAGATGAGCTAGAACGTTTTGAAATTGCTTTCAAATTTGGCTCCACTGAAGCGATAAGCAGAGTGTTGACACAAGAAAGTCTTATGTAATGCCATTAATCCCACTTTTTATCCCTTAAGGGTGTCTGTTACGAGGTAGTTTGTAGCTTTGTTTTGTCCTCCGAGAAACTGACTGACATGGCCAGGAATAAATTCAAATCTTAGTGGTACAGAGTGATTCCAATCAGTGTGCATCTGTGCTGAAGACAACTTAACATTTGGTCCACAGTTAATTTTGATTTATTCTGTAAATCCCTTTGATTAAATAAAAGTGTTCATTCATAATGGAAAAGACTGTgtagaataaaaaggaaaggggacTCGGGAAAGTGATTGTAAATCACAATATTTTTTACTCTATTTGAGAACCTTTCAGGTCTGTAAAGCAAAACTACTTTGTTAGTAATACAATTTGCCTGTTGTGCTCTCATTCACAAGTCAAATTTTCCAGATATACAATACGTAATGATCTCACCACTCTGACAGCTGATGGAATGTATGCTTTATATTCTTGTCTTTTAAGAATTTCagagttttaatttataatatagtaAATAGCAACAGATATAACCCACATTGTAAAagctcaataatttttaagagtttgaaGAAGTCCTGAGACTAAATAGTTTATGAAGCACTTCCCTGTGGTATAGTTAAATCAAATTTGTAAGCTTGTTCCTTCTCATTTCctgtgtattgtatttttttttctgtctgttttgtgtgtttttggtattttttaggAACCATAACCAAGATGGCAGTTCAGGAAGTTGGTTCTAAGTAGTTCTTGCATAAAGGTAGAAAGCTAGATCCAGAGGGCAGAAGAACCTTCTTCTAACAGTATGGGCCAGAATGAGTGTCTTATAATGATGTGCTCTCATCACTAGAGGGGCTCAAGCATAGATTAGACAACTAttattgagaatattttaaagcagattAATGGTGTTTAGATAGGAGACTGTACTAAAAGGGATCTAATAATATGAAGCCCCTTTACAACACTTGAACACTTGAGATCCTACAGTTTTCGGGCTGAAGCCACGTAGGCTGCATATGAGTTCTAGCGCTAACAAATAGAGTAGAATTCTTGTTAGTTGGTGTTGCTCCATTAAATTTTTTCCCGTTAAgccttttgaaaaattaagttaCAAAAATGGACTTTTCAGTTTGTTGATTCAGTttgattatttgtgttttctcccatataaaataaaatgacctatTTAATCATCTTgcttacctttgttttttttaatgtgttttatttcagttGGTCGCATTATGTTTCAGCTCTTCTCAGACATATGTCCAAAAACATGCAAAAACTTCCTTTGCCTATGCTCAGGTAAATGAATTGTTAAAtcatttctgatgagaagtcatgACTTACAGTTTTATCTTGCTTAACAGAATAgatgttttccttaaaaagtaATGGGCTGTAAAATGAGTTTAGCACGTTAAAAAACACTATTTTCACTGGTAGGAAATCAGGGAAATATTTCTTGAAGAGAGGACAAAGAAATGGtctcaaaagtgaaaaagaaagtacTACTGCATGTAATTAAATCATCTCTAAACACTGTAGTTCAAAATTCTAAATTTCAGTATTTTGAACAAATTTAGCATTCCCGATTTCTAAGAAATTTAGGCTGAGAAGATAGGCAAAACATAATGCAGTTGTTCTTTGTTATTTATAGttgagtttatatatattttttaattaaaataggaaaaacatctatgatgttattttaaaatagcaaattaagatttttaagtgtGTGCTTGGATACACTTACGTACATATACAGTGTTCGTACCAACTCCTTCACCGCTCTCTCTTGGTGGAGCGATAAGCATTTCTAATCTGCTTTTCTCCTATAGCATATAGAGTCACTGCCACACAATTTAACAGTTATATGCTGCTTGATACTTACTTTTGGAACCCATGTGTATATTCCGTCGTCACCCTGTGTCTTGTATCTCTTACAGTGCCAGCACATAGGAGGGATTTCACAAAGGACTAATTTGGACTAATTTCCATGGACAGATACATTTGTAGCTAAAcgtcatttctttgttttccaggaGAGAAAGGCCTTGGGAAAACAACTGGGAAGAAGTTATGTTATAAAGGTTCCACATTCCATCGTGTGGTTAAAAACTTTATGATTCAGGGTGGGGACTTCAGCGAAGGTAGAGCTAAAAGTTACGCTTTTAATAACTCCAACTATCGGTTTCTTATGTGTCTCATACTGTTAATTGTAAATATTGTATCACAGTATGATGTAAATATTAAGTGGTCAGTGAATAGATGTGGGATGAGTGAATGTTGTAGAgcaaaaaatgtatgaaaagcGAAATACTAAgccactttattttgtttttacgtACTTTTAATAATATTACAGATTTTTGGTGAATTCTTTTACAATGAATACCAAGTACTTgtggattatttttattcttcccgAATTTTGTTGGTATGattactttttgaaataaatgggTTATGGagctagtttattttttttatttttatttttatttgcttttgagagagagagaaagagagctcaatgagcaggggaagggaagagagagggagacagaatctgaagcatgctccaggctctaggctctgagctgtcagcccagagcccgacgcggggcttgaactcgtgaaccacaagatcatgacctgagccaaagttggatgctcaactgattgagccacccaggtgcccctggagataatttttaataatatctatTATAACAGTACTGGACTTTTTTGCACTTATATTCAAAGATGAGGTTAATTGAGGATTTGTAGAATTTTGATTATAGCAATTACAAGTTGTTAGTTTCTTTAGTAAATTGAAAGCATAAGAAGTAATTTATATGTATTAGTGTATTTTAAATTGTCATTATGACTTAATACAGGTCATTATTTGCAGGTAATGGAAAAGGTGGAGAATCAATTTATGGTGGATATTTTAAAGGTAAGGCTTAATATTTTATGGTCTTTTGTTTCAGTTCTGATGTTAAAGCAAATTTGATCATGTACTTTTAATGAGGAGAGGTTTACTTATAGTTCACTTTTTGCATGAAACTAATGCTGCATGAAAAGACTTTATTTGCATGAACTTGGGGataaattatattgtaatatGTAACTTTTAATTGACAAGATTAATTAAGGCTAACTTTATGGTTAAACATGACTTTCAGCATGGAGGTTAGGCAACTATATACATGAAAACTCCTATCTTCCTGCCTAAAACTGTCAACATATTCTTTTGTTTATAGAGAATGTGgtcttttgcaaaatgaaaaggtaagagAACGAAGCTCAGTAACACAAACTCCAATTCTGTTCCCTTGCACCCTTCCTAATAAGTGTATGGACAGCCTGGGTCAGGTTGTGGCTGGATTTCTTATATTGCTTGAAGACTTGGAAAATTCTGTATACTATTTCATACGTgcatctgtatctttttttcttttcacaatggGCTCTTAGTTCTAcatcagggaaaaaaatctagttgtgcttttttccccctaaaccaAACAATTTCTTTGAATAAAAGTTGGTATTTCCTACTTTCTCAAaggtttgtatgttttcttttgtgtacTAGAATTATATGATTGTATTTTATTCCTACAGTAGTAGTATTTGCATAAGTCTAACTATTGCATTTGCCCCAAAAAGCCTTAGAAAAGTCAGTTGCAGAGATTGATAACGGGATCCAATCTGATTAGATTTTAATGCCATGATAGCTTCAGCGTTATAAtagtcttttatatttcttttgggggaaaaTGGATTACCACTCTTTTTCAGAAGCCTGTTCCCAaggtaatcattttttaaagttttctatgtTTCTGTTTGTTCTAAAGAAAGGTTTGTTTGTATGAATGTTAAACGGAAATTTAAATTCGTTTTCAAGAGATTTCTGCTGGAATTAAAATCCTCTCTGAGTGATCTTTATGGCAGCTTTTCCTTTGAACCAGTAGGAAGCAGCTCATTAGCTGGTTCTATCAGCTTGTAGCAATTTGAGACTGGTGTTGTAGGCCGCTTGAATGTGGTTGTTCCCTGCGGCAGATACTTATGTATCTTAAAACTATGTTTCGccctttaagtttttgtttttataggatTTTCTTCCTTAGGTAATTTTTTATCCTGTTGTTAGGAATCTATATACTTGATTTAATTTAGGCATATTCTTACAACTTAAGTTctgcaattttttgttttttgctctcGTAGTCTAGCTTTAGTACAGTTGAGTAATAAATTTACCATATAGAAACTAAGTGCATAAGATTATTAAACTTCTCCCATGTTTAGTGCATTAAGTAGGATAATTGGAAATTTGAAGGAAATGAGCTTTACTGTagagatttttctaaaatttctttactAGTTTTCCCTGAAAGTCATAGTTCACATATCATGTAGCCAAACTATGTTACTACTAAAAGTGACTGTTCTAAGGCTGTTTGTATAAAGTATTAAATACATGTTCTTTTCCTCAAGGCTTTAAGTAGTATCTTTGAtctttttatgcttttgttttttgattagttgtaaaaatttttttctaaaattcagaCAAGTATCTGTACTGACCAGAAGAGGAATTTCATCCTTTGCTTTCTATTTATTACTGTGAACATTACACTTTAAAAGTGGCTTATAATTGGAGACTGAcgaatttgtgttttcttcaaacaGATGAAAACTTTATTCTCAAACATGACAGAGCGTTCCTTTTGTCAATGGCAAATCGAGGGAAACATACCAATGGTTCCCAGTTTTTCATGTGAGTAGGCATAATTCAGAGATGAGCTTTTCTTAAACAGAGAAGCGCTGTTCATGAGAAAGATGGTATAGTTAAACCAAGTTTAATGCTAGAATTCTGTCAACTTGggctttattattaatttctaatgtTACAGAAACTGGTAAGCTCTAACAGCCGCCTCAGCTTTCAGCATATATCCTGCATTTGAAGAACGGTACTTACGAGATGTAACTTGAAGAtgtacattattttcaaaatatgttgtcatcttaagaaaagaaattggcTTCTACTTAGCAAATTTGGGGGCTCAGTTTGCTAAAACTAGATTGGAACATAAACTATTGGTCAACATTTAAAAGTTGTTCATGGCCTAGGAGTAGATGTCCTCTTGGCCTGGAAAGTAGTTGCTTTGAGTAGACCATTGTATGGTGGCTTTTCTCTTAACGATGCTCTTTGAGTTCATTGGAGAGAGGTGCCATTATTTTCTGATATTGTGTAGAGACCAGTGATTTGCTGTTGCATCAGCATTGTAGAAATCTTAAATCTTCTGAGATCTCTATACATAATTGAATTAACCCAATATTGCTGTCATTTCGACCAAAATTTATGAGATTATCACTCAGGAAACTTCCGAATGCcgaatttgctttttaaaaaaataaacaacttttcatgtatgtgcatgcacaacCAAAACCTTACTTACTTCTCATCTGAAGGCCCTTTGGCATACTTGCAGTTGTATATTCTGATCTAAAGCTACCCTAAAacctatttttattataatcccaagatataaaataagaaagataattGACTAGCATGAAGTTCAATGCTTTTGATTGGAAGTAAATCTCTAGAGTTGTGCTACCTATgttggagaaatattttattcacagTTTACCAGAGAAAGTTTTTGTCATCTTTCTGAATGGATGAGTGTGAATGGCGCTTCCCTGTCTTTAAAGGAGTAAATTATTCATGTAAAATAAATCTCACATTTTAAAGTTGTCTGCAAAATAGATTTCCAACATGATCTGATAAAAGTTCAGATAAGGGGCATTCTATTTCTAAGAATGTCCTAAAAATGGAAAGCTGATGGAAGATGACAGTGCTTGGAGCTGTGCAGGAAAGGAGGACCAAAACCATTTGTTCCTAGATCATGTTTTGATCCCACAGAGCAGTAGTTACTAAGACTTCTCTACTAGAGCATGTTTCTATCCTTAACCTTCTtaagggccaaaaaaaaaaaaaaaaaatcagtgggaaatattttgaaaaccttCTTTTATAGTAATTTAATATAAAACTGTTTACTCTTTGATTGAGGtttcccattttccatttttaagcttATCTGAACTGTGAACATGATAAACTAATGATTCATTGGTCAAGAAGCTACCATCTGAGGGCTCTAAAGTTTcttttagatttccttttttatatcaGTACATGCACATTTATCAGGCAGCACCAGCTTCTTCCCATTGCCACATACCAGTTAGAATGTAAAAACTGGTGCAGACGTTAATTACAATCCGGTGTCTGAGGTTCTCCCTTCAAAAAATATAGAGTATTTTGTTTCTAGGTACTTCAGGACGTCCTTAAGTCATTTCTAGGAACGCTTAGTATCAAACAAAATGAAGGCCATTGCTGTTTCTACCTAGTCTAATTTTACATTGGACTGCTATTTTTGACAAAGAATGCCAAATGAAAATTTTGACATCCATGAATtaggattaaaatttttaagcttcTTTTCATAATTAACTGTAGATGGCAGTAAAATCACTGTGAATTTgtgttgaaagaaaattttctatttttagtttgaaatTTACTCATGGAAATGAATTTGCAGTTAAAAGCAATCTTGGAAGCAAATTTAGTGTTTTTGCACATACAAAAAAAAgatccttatcttttttttttttaaagaaatttttgtgGCATGTGCTTTTTTTATGCTGGCTAAAACTGCCAGTTCCCCATGTGTTGaaggataaaataaaactaacattCACCTTTCTATACAAAGCACTTCCTTGCTTTTATAGAAAGGGAAGATGGAGATAATGGTCCGTAAAagagaaatgtttgaaaatctgTCTTGCAAGTCCAAATCCTTTCGGAGTTggaagtagtaaaaaaaaaaaaaaaaaaaaaaaaatagaacttactATCTTCAAGTTGTGTAAACCGTCGCAGACAATCACTCTAAGAGGTGGGGCTGCGAGGGTTGGTGGTAGCAGGGCTAGCTGCCAGCTCCCCAAGGGCGGCAGCTACACCCCTCCCTCTCACCACAGCTCTGCCCTTTGGCACCTTGAGCAGCTCTTCTGCATTCCGAACAAGAAAGGGTGGTGTGACAATGGTGGTAAAATGCCAACGACTCCCTATATGGTTCCAGTCTCATAAGCTTACTAAGAACTTGTAATGCATCCTTGCAAAATTGCATTTGTAGCTCATATTTTAAATCTACTTTGTAATTCCTAAGGAGTAAATTTGGTGCTGTTAGTGTGAGTATTTGCAAAATGTTCCTCAAAGATTCTTGTGCTTTGTGCAGTAActattgtctttattatttacGCATTTAAAACTTCCCCTTCGTAAGGCATACATCATTTTTGTTAAACATGATTGCGCATATATTGCTTCCTTTGGATGGAACAGTTATGTATCTGATAAAATTcgcattttcttctttaaaactaTTTGTGATTTTTGCAGTTACTGCCTATGTCTGTTACTGTGTTAATCACAAAGATTTTGCTTTGGAGGgtttaaatagaataaaactgATTCTTTTTGGAATAATACTGCTCAAGAAACATGGAAGAGATGATATATAGCACGGTCCCCACGAATCACTAAGGAAATAACGGTCTGTTCATGTTGaagtatttttgaagaaattcaaAGACCTGGGACCAAAGTAGTAACCCAGTTAACTCAGTATTTAGTCACTTtgtcctttattatttatttgttggagCCAAACACTAGAAAGAAACCATAATAAAAGCTATAGAATTATAAAGTCTTAGAGGAGAAAAGGATGTGATCCTCTAGACCAACATTTTCCTTGTATGTATAATGCTAAGATGAAATGACACACagggaaacatttttcttttcctttggctgTTAGTAACAGTCTGTTAATTCTGctcttattttcattgtttttgtatatattcattgaagagataaagaaggtaTTGTATGAAGTAGtcattaaaaagattaattagGGCGGTTTATAGCTTTGTATTAAATAACTATTTTTCTGGGTTAGAGCCACTAATCTAGCTATCAGGAGGCCTTGGTTctagttttatttgctattcacCTTGAGTTAGTTCTATCTTTCCTTTTCGGTTTATAAGATACCTACCCATTCTCATAGGTAAAGTAAACATTTTGGCATGAAAATGTGGgcataaaaggaagaaagtgttTGTAGGTTGATCCTAAGTTTTTGAATATGTGGAATGATTTCTGTGCAAACATTGTCTTGCCCCTCAAGGAGATAGTTTGCTAATTGCCTAATTTTCATCAGTCTGAAAGGTGCTGCAAAGAAACTTCGGGCTCATTTGTCTAAATTAGGCAGCAGTCTTCATCAGCTATGGATAGAACGATGGCATGGTGGTTACACTGGTCTCCCTTTGCTTAGTGTGTGGGACCTTATGTACAGCCGTGGAGTAGGAAGACCTACAgagctctggagaacagtgtttGTTACTGGCCACTGTCATTGGTCACGGTAATTataaaaagtgaggaaaagatAATGTAGGCGAGTCAAGCTTGAAACAAAAAGCCTTATATTTTAACAGGCATAAAGAGGACTATAGGAGGACAACATAGAGAAGTTCCAGGGTGTGTTCTAACCAGACTTGTAGGTGGCTGCTCACCTCCGTAGGAGAGAAGTGCTGGTCACTTCAGAGCAGAGCAAGGGGTACTCAGGGTGGTTTGTTGTTAAGGGGTTTATAAAACTGGAGATTTTGGGTAGCAAAAGAGAATTTGTGCAGAAATGCTTTTTGCCTCCACACATTCATGAATCTGAGAAGAAATGCTAGTAAGTGTTAATAATCTGGGCGGTtctggttttccttccttttggggGGTAATATCTTCATGTGTAAATTGTAAGATTTTTCATCAACAAAGATGTTGATGAAACTTGACCTTAAACCCAAGTTCTCTGAATATGAAGTCATCTGTAACATCCAGTCTTACTATTACTTAGTGTTTATGTGACATATGTGTCAGCCGCCTGGAAGGGATTTTGTGTCTGGTAGTGTTTGGTGTGTATTATGTGAACCTGAGTGCTGAACTTTTGAAAGCTGTTCGGTGACTTTTGGAACACACAGGAGGAGCTCTGCAACACGGCTTGGTTAGTTTCTGTGGCCCTCGTCACTCTGTATAATTTGGTGCCTCTTCCATGATTGTGTGGTAGTTTCACGAGTTGAAGGGGAAAATTGCATGTGAGAGGCTACGCTAGACAGAAATAGGTTATTTTTACTTCCATACTACTTTACACCTGgagtcactttttctttttaaaacatccaTTGAAAACACCACATTATTtgaaacatattcttttttaacagTAATTCATGTGTCAATGCCTTTATAAGAAactaaagcttatttttaaagatttcaaggCTTAATATGTCCAAAACCTTAATAAAAATTTTGTCCACTGTGTATAATGTGGGTTTTGGTCTGATAATAGTAGATAATGTTTAAAGTTTAATAGAGTCAGAGTTGGTCAGACTGcgtactttttgaaaaaaatttttctttacaatGGGGAAAGTCAGATTAGTCAGGGAAAGCAAGTATCATGGCCACAGTTTGACATCATACTCTTATACTTTTATCTCCCTTGCCTTTTTATCCTTTGAGAAGATCCTTAAAATTCTAATTatgctgctttattattttattattgttagttGTGGGGACTTAACTTCGAAAGTGTGTGAACAGAACTACAGTCCAAACTTTGCTCATTTACTCCCGATAGTGGTCTGTTGTGAAGTGTGATGAAAAAGATTTCAAATGTAGAAACATGAAAGGTTCTTTAACTACTTGAAGAgaattactgaaaaagaaaaaagttccctGAAATTTTGTGCTGAATTCTCTTAATTCTTTTCATTGACGTT
The DNA window shown above is from Neofelis nebulosa isolate mNeoNeb1 chromosome 5, mNeoNeb1.pri, whole genome shotgun sequence and carries:
- the NKTR gene encoding NK-tumor recognition protein isoform X10 yields the protein MGAQDRPQCHFDIEINREPVGRIMFQLFSDICPKTCKNFLCLCSGEKGLGKTTGKKLCYKGSTFHRVVKNFMIQGGDFSEGNGKGGESIYGGYFKDENFILKHDRAFLLSMANRGKHTNGSQFFIKSVTPCAPKYYQTCSTLGWGACRLWIGYFWF
- the NKTR gene encoding NK-tumor recognition protein isoform X12, translating into MGAQDRPQCHFDIEINREPVGRIMFQLFSDICPKTCKNFLCLCSGEKGLGKTTGKKLCYKGSTFHRVVKNFMIQGGDFSEGNGKGGESIYGGYFKENVVFCKMKR
- the NKTR gene encoding NK-tumor recognition protein isoform X11; its protein translation is MGAQDRPQCHFDIEINREPVGRIMFQLFSDICPKTCKNFLCLCSGEKGLGKTTGKKLCYKGSTFHRVVKNFMIQGGDFSEGHYLQVMEKVENQFMVDILKRMWSFAK